The Brassica napus cultivar Da-Ae chromosome C7, Da-Ae, whole genome shotgun sequence genome has a segment encoding these proteins:
- the LOC125590416 gene encoding uncharacterized protein LOC125590416: MNCKVLGARLAAKLLAGDLFKVTSIKDLILDSDRPPRTDKESPERDARADQSGEKRGRRQDHHGDNSTHRRINMIIGESQFYRDSVSSIKAYRRRAETSSNLTAQSPTDNAPNDTIVFEEEETVGLDKPHCDSLVIDLVIRDLKVGRILIDTGSTVNVIFRDTLRRINIELGEVVPEPKPLTGFLGTTSMTLGSIKLPVMAREVTKIVDFTVVDNSAIYYVIMGTPWINSMNAVPSTYHLSIKFPTPNRTAIIWGCQKQSRLCFLAEHKLQQTRNTPAINPKRVKKTQSTPKGSTKSDSELLTQATAPDSDAIPESIAVLAENPTHETAADLTKASTAEVTETTLSNE, from the coding sequence ATGAACTGCAAAGTTCTCGGCGCAAGGCTAGCCGCAAAACTCCTCGCTGGCGACCTCTTCAAGGTCACTAGCATAAAAGACCTCATCCTAGATTCTGACCGCCCTCCCAGGACTGATAAAGAGTCTCCCGAGAGGGACGCACGCGCAGACCAGTCTGGCGAGAAACGCGGAAGAAGGCAGGATCACCATGGAGACAATAGTACCCACCGgaggataaacatgatcatcggagaatCGCAATTCTACCGCGACTCTGTTTCATCCATCAAGGCCTACAGAAGAAGGGCGGAAACAAGTTCTAACCTGACGGCTCAGTCCCCAACCGACAACGCTCCAAACGATACGATTGTTTTCGAGGAGGAGGAAACCGTCGGACTCgataaacctcactgcgacTCACTAGTCATCGACTTGGTGATTCGAGACCTCAAAGTGGGAAGAATCCTCATCGACACAGGCAGCACGGTCAACGTCattttccgcgacactctccggAGAATAaacatcgaactcggggaagtCGTCCCGGAACCAAAACCCCTGACCGGTTTTTTGGGCACAACAtcaatgaccctcggatcgatcaaacttccggTCATGGCAAGGGAAGTCACGAAAATTGTTGACTTCACCGTAGTCGATAACTCGGCCATCTATTatgttatcatgggaaccccatggatcaaCTCAATGAACGCGGTACCGTCGACTTaccaccttagcatcaagttcccaacacCAAACCGAACAGCAAtaatctggggatgccagaaaCAATCTAGGCTCTGCTTTTTGGCCGAGCATAAGCTACAACAAACTCGGAACACCCCTGCGATTAACCCGAAGAGAGTCAAGAAAACTCAGAGTACTCCCAAAGGTTCTACAAAGAGCGATTCGGAATTACTCACCCAGGCAACGGCTCCGGACAGCGACGCGATCCCGGAGTCCATCGCCGTACTAGCGGAAAACCCGACTCACGAAACGGCCGCCGATTTAACTAAAGCCTCAACGGCCGAAGTAACAGAAACGACCCTATCCAACGAGTAG